CAATACTAAATTCAAAATTACTTTCACAAAATGAATATTCCTCTGTAATAATGCTTTGGAGTAAGGCCAGGGCTCTTAGTCCTATGACTAACATTTTAGTGAGTTACAAACCCCAAAGATGAAGAGATGCTACATGCAGTACACAGTTTGTCTTCTTGTACTGTATTCTTCTTATACATATGGATCCTTAACTAATGTTCTTATTACAGGATGGCAACTCAGGTGAGGAGTTTAACAAAGATTCTATTGAGCGCGATGATAGACGGCTTATAGAGCTAGGCTGGAAGACATTGGAGCTTTTTGCCTTAGCTCATATATTCAGGTTAGCAACTTTCAAGTTCAATGCTATTTTGCTCGACAAGTGCATAGCAAGGGTCAACAACGTGAATTGTGATTCCCAGAGCTTTTCATGCTTCGCTTGATATGTATGCCTTTTCAGATGTTGCATATTTAATATGTTATCACATCACTGTAGAAGTGTTATCTCCCATGGAGGGAaataatggatgtattcctccaaaccctagaagggtgggatatatagatcctatacatgggcctctatacatgggctcacatatacaccaacatctCATTTGTGGGATGCCAGATGTTTTTTTTCAGGTTTTGATGAATGGGTGTTAAAATTCTTTCACTTGGAAAAACATATATGTTCAGATGaaatatttaaattcaaatcaaTTATGCCCTTACGTGACTCATCTTAATATAATGTCTTGAAACAGCCGAATAGAAGTGGCATACCAAGAGGCGGTGGCTTTGAAACGCCAAGAGGAGCTCATTCGTGAAGAAGAAGCTGCTGGGCTAGCTGAaattgaacttaaggcaaagcgTAGTGCTGCTGAAAAGGAAAAGCGTGCCAAGAAAAAGCAGGTTAATATCTAATGAAAACTCCTATTCTTGTTTCCTTTCTTGCATGTTTCATATATTTATTATAGTTGAGATGAGAAATTGTGTTGTCCTTGGTCCTCACTGCTGCTGCTGTATTTTTAATTGGTAATTGGCATAATTTTGTGGTCTCCTCTTTGTTCTTATTGAGGATTTCTATAATGTTAATGTACCTCTGTTCTCCAGGCAAAACAGAAGAAAAACAGTCGAAAAAGTAATAAAGGGAAAAATGACAAGTCTGACATCAACAAGGAAATACTTATGGACAGCAGTCCATCTGATGATAGGATCCTGGACGATTTCTCTGGACAAGCAGAAGAAATGTCCTCAAATGCTGACAACCCCGAAGAAGTCTCTGATATATCTGACAACAGAGATGATAATTCAGATGCACTTCATGTTGATATTGAAGACCGTGAATCTAGCCCTGTTAATTGGGAGACAGATGCTTCAGAAACTCAAGCTACTGTGCCTAGGAGTGGTGAGGTGCAAAATGACCAAGCAGGGAAGCGGATCTCTTTTGTGGATGATAGCTCATCAACTTGTTCATCGGACTCAGTTCCCTCAGTTATCTTGAATGGATCATCCACAGGAGGTGCCTGGACAAATGTCAGATCCTCATCCAATAGGTATGCTTTTATGAGTATTTTCCCCTATCTTGCTGTTACTTGGTATTTATCTTGCTGTATTATGATTCAGGGGAAACAACAGGAGGAATAAGGATGCTGATCCACGAGCAGGATTTGCACAAGGTGGACCAAATTCAGGGTATAATGGTTTTATAGGATCTGGCAGCAATGCTTCCAGCAACTCCAAGGACAACAGACATGAATCTGAGGTACATGACTTTCTTGGATGTCTCAGATAATATAGACCTGCAAACCTTTTACTTAAGATGAGCATTGTATTCTTTGGGAAATGCGCCATTAAGCATTCCATTTTAAGATCAAGTTGTGTTAAGAAACATCCTTCTCTTGATCTTTTACCGATCCTTTTGTGTGTTCCACTTGATTGAATAATCAGAAAAATTAATTCGTTGCAGGATGATAAAGCTGTCTTGCAGAGGAAGCAACACGCGCAACATCGTGTTGATGTCATGAGCCCCTCCAAGTCAAGAATGGCGGAGTCTTCCTTTTCTTCTGTGAGCCCTGTTAAGAAGCAACCTAACTTATCCCAGCAACCAAAATTTTCACTAGAAAGCACCAATAGTTTGAATCACCGTGCAAGCCAAGTTTCGGGTGCTGTGACTGCCACTACAATAGCAGGTGTCACTTCAACCCCGGCAGCTCAGATGCTATCAAATAAAGGGCCTCTGTCCAGTCTTGCGACCCACAATGAGAAGTCAGTTCCTATTGCAAGTAGACCCCTGCAGGTGCCTGTACAATCCAAATCTGAAGCTCAGAAAAAGGCTTCCCTGGATGGCAGTGCAACAACCCAGGCTGTTGCTGTATCAAGGCCCTTGAGTGCCCCACAAGTCCCTGCAGGAAAACAAAGTGCATCAGTTACTTCAACATCTCAGAGCGTACCCCTTCTTTCTCGTTCAATGAGTGCAGTTGGACGGTTGGGAAATGAGCCCTCAGCCAATGCCCCTAGCTTCATTCCCCGGTCACGAACTTATCGCAGTGCCATGATGGAGAAAATTTCTGTTGGTGGAAGCAGTTTCACACATCAGCCAAGTTCACTGGAGCAAGGAATTGCACATTCGCAATCATTGTTTTCATCGCAGCCTTCCATTCTGTCATCGGAAACCTTATCTGGGAAAGAGGAAACGTCATTGAAACCTGGGTTTACATTTGGAACTGTCAAGCCAGAGTCACTGAACCAGTATCAGTGCAGAGAACAGAGCTCACAgcaagcaagcagcagcagcagcagcagtgattGTGCTCCATCGAGTTCGAACATCAGAAGTGAGATTTCGAAGCTCAATTTGAACGGAAGATCACGAAGCAGGCAGCTGTTGTCAGAAATTTCTACCAGATTTACTCCTTTTCAACCGCAAGGCCTGGCCGCTGATGAGTTCCCACACCTAGACATCATCAATGACTTGCTGGACGAGGAGCAGAGCGACAGGAGAAGGGTTCTTCGACCTGGATTCGCTCAACATTTCTCTATGCCCAATGATGCCAGCAGCCCTGATTATGGCTTCTTCAGTGAGCCATACCTGATTGATCAGTCCGAGCCATACCTTGGGGAGGAGCCTCCTAGGTTTTATAGCACATTGAGCAGTGCTCCTCGGGGGCTGAGGGACCGGAGTTATTCACAATTCGATCTCTCTACATACTCCAGCAGCGGCCAGTTTGATGATCTGATGATGAACCAATGGCCATACAACCACACTGAATTTTCCATGCCTAGCTTTTTGTCAGACACAAGTGGCTACCCCTATCAGTTGCAGGATTTCCCGAGTTCGGCAAATGGAGCAAGCAGATACCCATCCTATCGCCCTGCCAATGGGCACTGAGAATTTTAATGATTGCATTGGTAATAATGTGTGGTCGAGTCCATGCTGTTCGCTTCTGAGCTGTGTAATTGTAATAGTTCCCCATAGCAGTGATATAAAGAATGGTTCCTCAGTTTCCTTGTTCAATAGTTatacctcccccccccccccccccccccccttataGATCAGTTTTGCCCGATGGTTATAAATCTAAGTCAGTTAAAATGGTATGGTTAATCTAGTCAATCACATTGTGAAATGTGAATGATGCAAGCAATGGTATAGCAGCTTTTTGAAGCAATGCCTTGCTTAAGCTGATGTAGCAATGATAGGGAATATTTCTCATCATCTCTTGTTCAAATTTTCTGTAAATTCTGGAACCAGGCCATGGGCAAAAACCCGAAAATCTTGAATGCTGATTTTTTGTTCTTGATACGTAGTACCATGGACTAGCTGTAAAGTAAAATGTTATAGCAACAAAATTTTCATGCCGTAAAAAAAAGGACGAATGTCCGCCTTCTGAAAGCAATCGTCAGACAAGAATTTTTCCACTTTGAACCAAAATTATGTAAATAAAGCGGGGAGTGCAAGAAGGCTGTTAAATTCTTGTTTCTACTCCAAAGGAAAACGTAAAGTCGTTAGCACACAAAAATCCAAATCTTGTGTAAAAACAAGTTAGTTACAGTTGGTGCTGCCGATGCATCATAAGTGGGTGAAGGTTAACAAAACTACTCTGGTATCTCTCTAAAAAACAACTCAACACAACTCTGGAACACACACGAACCTCTGGAATATACATTCTTCACAATTGGAGCGCACCACCCACCCTGTCCATGCTGCTCTACTGCTACCGTTGCCGAGACCCAGGAATGGCGGAGAAGCTCCCATTATCGGACATGAAATAGTGATTGTAATTGATTCTTGTAACTAGATCCGCAAGATGGGGAAAATGACCCACATTTAGCTTGAAAGATAGGATCTACAGCATATATACAAATCATAGTTAGTGAATCTAACGGGGGAATACTAAAGTAGATATTAGAGGTGATGGAAAGGGGAATACTAAAGTAGATATTAGAATTTAGAGGTGAtggaattttactaatttaGCAAATAGATTTAGAAACCTACCCTCAGGAGAAATACGACACACTCATCAAATTGCTTCTCAATCCGATCCATTTCCATCTCACATCGTGTCCTCACAGCTGGAGCAGTCCCACCAGTACTGAGAGTCTGTTCTACATTGTGAAAGTCGAGAGCCAATCCAAGAATAGTCTTAACTCGACTGGCAATGAGGGCCCACTGAAAAACACAGGCAGCAAGCATTCTTATCGAAACTTAAATATTGGAAAGATGCATTGGTTCATAGTAGAAAGGATGCTTACCAACTTATCAGAGGCAACAAAGCATTGCCGCTGAATAGAAGAGAGATATGCCTCATGAACTTCCATGACTTCATCCAATGTCGTAGCAGATGCCATGCCATCACAAAGTTCAGTCCATGCACTATGATATACCTACTCAATGATTGCCGTGAGTAAAAGACATACAGCGGTCAAACGGAAGAACAAAACATATTTCAACTCACTCGGTCCATGACGTACTGATGAAACGCATCGACAAAATGGAGGAGCTTCTGTGCTACAATTAAGTGCTGCTTGAAATTATGTGCAGTCCTGCCTCTGGCCTGCCAGCAGAAAAGGATAGATTTTATTGGCAATTAAGTTGTCATTTTCGAGCACATTTAATTGTCAACTCCCAACAGCATAGCAATCCATAATTTCTTCAACTTCATCAAAAGAGAATTCACAATGAAGGATACTATGAGATAAtaaccaaaaaaataaaataatcatATGGATCAATACCTTCCACATCCACTTTCGCGTTTCATCCAAAACAAACTTTGCCCGCTTGACCTTCAGTAAGAATCCCATAACCTAGATAACAGCAAAAGGACCAAAGGCATTAGTACGTATGTGACCCTACCTGGTACTTGCAGTAGAAAGTAAGACATTACCTGATTATACTTCTTCAGTGCGTCTGTATTAACAATTAAATCCAGAGGCCAAGACACCTGCCATTAcaaaaatacataaaaacacAGCAAGAATACAGACAAAGCTTGTTCTCGTTCGTGCATACCTTATATGTAAAATTAAGCATGTCAAGAGCGTCGATGCCAAAACCAAGTGCACGGCCTTTTTTGGAAGCTGATGCACCTTCGTCACTGTTGTTTGTTGCCAAGGAAACAATCAAAGAATCCGGTGCTGTCAGGAGCATTTTGTCCGCTGAGTTTCTTATGGATTCCTGCATGAAAGAATTAACATAAGAAAACTTCATCACTGATGAAGCCTAAATATCAATGAGACAGTAAATTTGCAACATAAATCACCTGCAACAAATTATTCAACTCAAAATCATCATCCCAGGAACTCCCTCTATCTAGCTTATCGAAAATTGTTATCAGAAACTGCTGCAGCATGTCACCTGAAGGCTCAAGTAGATTAGTAGAATCACATTTCATTTATTTACTCACTTTCTGCAGTTTGAGGGAAACACAAGCAGTTTTTTTGGGGGTTTCCTAAGCTGAATGATGACACACCTGATCCTAGCAAATAAATAGCACGTAACACAAACAGTTCATCCATTAATCTCCATTCACCCATTAGCTTGGACAGGATTTGCTTGCCAATGTGATCCACCTGAAAGGGGAAGAAAAGCAGAAACCCTTTATAATATGGATAAACAAGAAAATGAACATAATATAACTTTTAAGCAGACCTGTCTCTTTATGCATTGGGAAAGGCATTCTTGGATGATACACACTGGCTGAAGAGGATCTTTCAAACTCATATTCTGAATAAACTTCAGAACTCTTGACGCTAGTGTACTATCTTTCTGCATTGGTAAGATCTCCGACAGTGGGACATTTTCCTGAAGGGaatgtgattagagatataacTAGGAAATACAAATAACAAACTATACTTTAGAAGCAAGTCTTACATTTGCACAAGGAAGAAGAGTTGGAAATGCATAAAGCACCTCCAAGGTCCTTCTGTCATCTTCTTGTCGGACATAGTCCAAATCACTGAATTGGAAACCGAACTTATAATCAGTGCCATCTAGTCTGGGGAAAGAGGTTGTAGGCTGTGTATCACCAATGGTGCTAGTTCCTACAGAATGTCCATCAGCAAAGATAGCTCTTCGCATATTCCCATCATTCAGAGGAGGGAGATGAAAACTTTCAGATATATTCAGTTCACTCCAAGAATTTGGATTCCTCAGTAGCACTTCTCTGCAAGCAGTGATGGCTGGATTTTCATAACAAGATAAAGTGAAGTGCCCTGCTTCTACTGCATTGGAGGATGCATCTTGTGGGTCACCAGGGACAAATATTGGCTTATCCATAGCAGTGTTTCTGGATATGGTCTTCTCAATACCATGATATTTTCTTCCTGACGTAGCATTTTTAAGGAGCTTTACCCAAGTCTTCTCAGTGCTGCTCTCTGCACATATATCCTTTGTTTCTTGGACGTTGCTCTCCCTTTCCACAAAAGCTTTGTTATTTGGAACACTATC
The nucleotide sequence above comes from Panicum virgatum strain AP13 chromosome 3K, P.virgatum_v5, whole genome shotgun sequence. Encoded proteins:
- the LOC120700005 gene encoding gamma-tubulin complex component 5-like isoform X2 codes for the protein MSSLCSGAEHLSQVVHGVVPDGFWDSGALMASSEVSVHILNHLFKKLNEVCLVEDGKGEPHHMLLVIFAGSLLPYLQCLDSWLYDGILDDPYEEMFFFANSEVTIDQPAFWEMSYMLRIRDSRADGSTNSTDNESIRKKESSSKESTTVGAYLKMNDQGCVDILCPIFLKDIARAIVSAGKSFQVIQHVQDAHRILTRKDTYASNLYQSINCSSQQKIWPDTSSLRIQDGHPRSEDALEESTCQFGNDSREMGLLTLSEIFLICLSGLLENGDHVYEYLRRLHADSVPNNKAFVERESNVQETKDICAESSTEKTWVKLLKNATSGRKYHGIEKTISRNTAMDKPIFVPGDPQDASSNAVEAGHFTLSCYENPAITACREVLLRNPNSWSELNISESFHLPPLNDGNMRRAIFADGHSVGTSTIGDTQPTTSFPRLDGTDYKFGFQFSDLDYVRQEDDRRTLEVLYAFPTLLPCANENVPLSEILPMQKDSTLASRVLKFIQNMSLKDPLQPVCIIQECLSQCIKRQVDHIGKQILSKLMGEWRLMDELFVLRAIYLLGSGDMLQQFLITIFDKLDRGSSWDDDFELNNLLQESIRNSADKMLLTAPDSLIVSLATNNSDEGASASKKGRALGFGIDALDMLNFTYKVSWPLDLIVNTDALKKYNQVMGFLLKVKRAKFVLDETRKWMWKARGRTAHNFKQHLIVAQKLLHFVDAFHQYVMDRVYHSAWTELCDGMASATTLDEVMEVHEAYLSSIQRQCFVASDKLWALIASRVKTILGLALDFHNVEQTLSTGGTAPAVRTRCEMEMDRIEKQFDECVVFLLRILSFKLNVGHFPHLADLVTRINYNHYFMSDNGSFSAIPGSRQR
- the LOC120700004 gene encoding TNF receptor-associated factor homolog 1a-like isoform X1; translated protein: MAGTLIEDNAGDGRSSSTEEMPSDQQSHSGDSLAEWRSSEQVENGTPSTSPAYSDTDDDDCGPRPSELYGKFTWRIDNFSQINKRELRSNSFDVGGFKWYILIYPQGCDVCNHLSLFLCVANHDKLLPGWSHFAQFTIAVINRDPKKSKYSDTLHRFWKKEHDWGWKKFMELSKLNDGFVVEDVLTIKAQVQVIREKADRPFRCLDGQYRRELIRVYLSNVEQICRRFIDERRSKLSRLIEDKMRWSSFSAFWLAMDPTVRRHMTREKTDTILKVLVKHFFIEKEVTSTLVIDSLYSGLKALEYQSKNKKGIPKLTETDARSTPMVLIDQDMFVLADDVILLLERAAVDTLPHQPLPTKDDKSSQNRTKDGNSGEEFNKDSIERDDRRLIELGWKTLELFALAHIFSRIEVAYQEAVALKRQEELIREEEAAGLAEIELKAKRSAAEKEKRAKKKQAKQKKNSRKSNKGKNDKSDINKEILMDSSPSDDRILDDFSGQAEEMSSNADNPEEVSDISDNRDDNSDALHVDIEDRESSPVNWETDASETQATVPRSGEVQNDQAGKRISFVDDSSSTCSSDSVPSVILNGSSTGGAWTNVRSSSNRGNNRRNKDADPRAGFAQGGPNSGYNGFIGSGSNASSNSKDNRHESEDDKAVLQRKQHAQHRVDVMSPSKSRMAESSFSSVSPVKKQPNLSQQPKFSLESTNSLNHRASQVSGAVTATTIAGVTSTPAAQMLSNKGPLSSLATHNEKSVPIASRPLQVPVQSKSEAQKKASLDGSATTQAVAVSRPLSAPQVPAGKQSASVTSTSQSVPLLSRSMSAVGRLGNEPSANAPSFIPRSRTYRSAMMEKISVGGSSFTHQPSSLEQGIAHSQSLFSSQPSILSSETLSGKEETSLKPGFTFGTVKPESLNQYQCREQSSQQASSSSSSSDCAPSSSNIRSEISKLNLNGRSRSRQLLSEISTRFTPFQPQGLAADEFPHLDIINDLLDEEQSDRRRVLRPGFAQHFSMPNDASSPDYGFFSEPYLIDQSEPYLGEEPPRFYSTLSSAPRGLRDRSYSQFDLSTYSSSGQFDDLMMNQWPYNHTEFSMPSFLSDTSGYPYQLQDFPSSANGASRYPSYRPANGH
- the LOC120700005 gene encoding gamma-tubulin complex component 5-like isoform X1, which encodes MVLPKRATELVDGDDAQSFVQKLQLSVSKGLPHAVPVPALRTEEHELVKAVFQVIQGFETSLLYWDSNVPGYREKAGIYVMHLSLTGLRSVLSPLLFASTCLKEVELFVRKVRMRPHRIPTLDAFASSIDSWLTRLREAALKEEEQLFISVNRTITLLGLTDSMSSLCSGAEHLSQVVHGVVPDGFWDSGALMASSEVSVHILNHLFKKLNEVCLVEDGKGEPHHMLLVIFAGSLLPYLQCLDSWLYDGILDDPYEEMFFFANSEVTIDQPAFWEMSYMLRIRDSRADGSTNSTDNESIRKKESSSKESTTVGAYLKMNDQGCVDILCPIFLKDIARAIVSAGKSFQVIQHVQDAHRILTRKDTYASNLYQSINCSSQQKIWPDTSSLRIQDGHPRSEDALEESTCQFGNDSREMGLLTLSEIFLICLSGLLENGDHVYEYLRRLHADSVPNNKAFVERESNVQETKDICAESSTEKTWVKLLKNATSGRKYHGIEKTISRNTAMDKPIFVPGDPQDASSNAVEAGHFTLSCYENPAITACREVLLRNPNSWSELNISESFHLPPLNDGNMRRAIFADGHSVGTSTIGDTQPTTSFPRLDGTDYKFGFQFSDLDYVRQEDDRRTLEVLYAFPTLLPCANENVPLSEILPMQKDSTLASRVLKFIQNMSLKDPLQPVCIIQECLSQCIKRQVDHIGKQILSKLMGEWRLMDELFVLRAIYLLGSGDMLQQFLITIFDKLDRGSSWDDDFELNNLLQESIRNSADKMLLTAPDSLIVSLATNNSDEGASASKKGRALGFGIDALDMLNFTYKVSWPLDLIVNTDALKKYNQVMGFLLKVKRAKFVLDETRKWMWKARGRTAHNFKQHLIVAQKLLHFVDAFHQYVMDRVYHSAWTELCDGMASATTLDEVMEVHEAYLSSIQRQCFVASDKLWALIASRVKTILGLALDFHNVEQTLSTGGTAPAVRTRCEMEMDRIEKQFDECVVFLLRILSFKLNVGHFPHLADLVTRINYNHYFMSDNGSFSAIPGSRQR
- the LOC120700004 gene encoding TNF receptor-associated factor homolog 1b-like isoform X2, with amino-acid sequence MELSKLNDGFVVEDVLTIKAQVQVIREKADRPFRCLDGQYRRELIRVYLSNVEQICRRFIDERRSKLSRLIEDKMRWSSFSAFWLAMDPTVRRHMTREKTDTILKVLVKHFFIEKEVTSTLVIDSLYSGLKALEYQSKNKKGIPKLTETDARSTPMVLIDQDMFVLADDVILLLERAAVDTLPHQPLPTKDDKSSQNRTKDGNSGEEFNKDSIERDDRRLIELGWKTLELFALAHIFSRIEVAYQEAVALKRQEELIREEEAAGLAEIELKAKRSAAEKEKRAKKKQAKQKKNSRKSNKGKNDKSDINKEILMDSSPSDDRILDDFSGQAEEMSSNADNPEEVSDISDNRDDNSDALHVDIEDRESSPVNWETDASETQATVPRSGEVQNDQAGKRISFVDDSSSTCSSDSVPSVILNGSSTGGAWTNVRSSSNRGNNRRNKDADPRAGFAQGGPNSGYNGFIGSGSNASSNSKDNRHESEDDKAVLQRKQHAQHRVDVMSPSKSRMAESSFSSVSPVKKQPNLSQQPKFSLESTNSLNHRASQVSGAVTATTIAGVTSTPAAQMLSNKGPLSSLATHNEKSVPIASRPLQVPVQSKSEAQKKASLDGSATTQAVAVSRPLSAPQVPAGKQSASVTSTSQSVPLLSRSMSAVGRLGNEPSANAPSFIPRSRTYRSAMMEKISVGGSSFTHQPSSLEQGIAHSQSLFSSQPSILSSETLSGKEETSLKPGFTFGTVKPESLNQYQCREQSSQQASSSSSSSDCAPSSSNIRSEISKLNLNGRSRSRQLLSEISTRFTPFQPQGLAADEFPHLDIINDLLDEEQSDRRRVLRPGFAQHFSMPNDASSPDYGFFSEPYLIDQSEPYLGEEPPRFYSTLSSAPRGLRDRSYSQFDLSTYSSSGQFDDLMMNQWPYNHTEFSMPSFLSDTSGYPYQLQDFPSSANGASRYPSYRPANGH